The following proteins come from a genomic window of Triticum aestivum cultivar Chinese Spring chromosome 6A, IWGSC CS RefSeq v2.1, whole genome shotgun sequence:
- the LOC123128451 gene encoding 24.1 kDa heat shock protein, mitochondrial has translation MASRVVFSNRIPLVRAMENLLAASSGSALRPAAVAGGVRGYNAGAPLRSYDRDEAVERSPRSGARERDVGVPSFFSDVFRDPFSAPQSLGRLLSMLDDVAAASPDGAARAAPLRRGWNAREDADAPRLRVDMPGLGKEHVKVWAEQNSLVIKGEGEKESDREGADAPRYSGRLELAGDVYRMDQIKAEMKNGVLRVVVPKVKEEERKDVFEVKVD, from the exons ATGGCATCACGGGTGGTGTTCTCCAACAGGATCCCGCTGGTGCGCGCCATGGAGAACCTCCTGGCCGCGTCCTCCGGGTCGGCTCTCAGgccggctgccgtcgccggcggCGTCCGCGGGTACAACGCCGGCGCGCCCCTCCGGAGCTACGACCGGGACGAGGCGGTCGAGCGCAGCCCCCGCAGCGGCGCGCGCGAGCGCGACGTCGGCGTGCCCAGCTTCTTCTCAG ATGTGTTCCGTGACCCGTTCAGCGCGCCGCAGAgcctgggccggctgctgagcatgcTGGACGACGTGGCGGCGGCGTCCCCcgacggcgcggcgcgggcggcgccgctccGGCGCGGGTGGAACGCGAGGGAGGACGCGGACGCGCCGCGGCTGAGGGTGGACATGCCGGGGCTGGGCAAGGAGCACGTGAAGGTGTGGGCGGAGCAGAACAGCCTGGTGATCAAGGGCGAGGGCGAGAAGGAATCGGACCGGGAGGGCGCCGACGCGCCGAGGTACAGCGGCCGGCTCGAGCTCGCCGGGGACGTGTACCGGATGGACCAGATCAAGGCCGAGATGAAGAACGGCGTGCTCCGGGTGGTCGTGCCCAAGGTCAAGGAGGAGGAGCGCAAGGACGTCTTCGAGGTCAAAGTGGACTAG
- the LOC123128452 gene encoding polyadenylate-binding protein 2, with protein sequence MDEEEHEVYGQEIPVDGDMEGADVDMAAAGDDAAKELDEMKRRLKEMEEEAAALRDMQAKVAKEMQGGDANASTAEAKEQVDARSVYVGNVDYACTPEEVQQHFQACGTVNRVTILTDKFGQPKGFAYVEFLEQEAVQEALNLNESELHGRQIKVSPKRTNVPGMKQRPPRGFNPYHAYPYRSYGAPYFPPYGYGRVPRFRRPTRYRPYF encoded by the exons ATGGACGAGGAGGAGCACGAGGTGTACGGCCAGGAGATCCCCGTGGACGGCGACATGGAAGGCGCCGACGTCGACATGGCCGCCGCCGGAGACGACGCAGCGAAG GAGCTCGACGAGATGAAGCGTAGGCTcaaggagatggaggaggaggccgccgccctGCGCGACATGCAGGCCAAGGTCGCCAAGGAGATGCAAG GAGGAGATGCCAATGCGTCTACAGCTGAGGCAAAAGAACAGGTTGATGCCCGCTCTGTTTATGTTGGAAAT GTTGATTATGCGTGTACACCAGAGGAAGTGCAGCAGCATTTCCAAGCTTGTGGAACCGTCAACAGAGTGACAATCTTGACCGACAAGTTTGGACAGCCAAAAGGCTTTGCTTATGTGGAATTTCTAGAACAAGAAGCCGTTCAGGAGGCTCTTAATCTGAATGAATCTGAGTTGCATGGTCGCCAGATCAAG GTGTCACCAAAGAGGACTAACGTCCCTGGGATGAAGCAGCGTCCTCCACGCGGATTCAATCCCTACCATGCCTACCCTTATAGATCATACGGGGCACCGTATTTCCCACCGTACGGATATGG GAGAGTTCCCAGATTCCGCCGGCCGACACGCTACAGGCCGTACTTCTGA